CACGTCGCCCGCCCGCACCGCGGCCAGGAACTCCACCGCGGTGTAGCCGGCGAACAGGCCCTCGTCGCCGTCGGTGCGGATCAGCAGCTCGGTGGCCACGTCACCGAACACCCCCAGCCCGTAGGCGCCGTCGACGAGGCTGCCCCCGTAGTGGGCGTGCGAGTGCGGGACGTAGCGCCGGTGGGTGACGGCGAAGCCCTCGGTCAGGCTCACGCGTGCTCCTTCCGCTGCTCCTTGACGGCGTGCACCAGGTAGCTGGCGACCTCACCGGGGGTGGTACCCCGGCCGAACACCCGGTCCACCCCCAGTTCGGCGGCCGCCAGGGGGTCGAAGCGGGGACCGCCCGCGACGAGCAGCGGCCGGCGCCGCCCCATCGCCTCGCGGAACGCCGCGGCCATCTCGCGGGTGTTGAGCAGGTGCGCGTCGCGCTGGGTGACCACCTGCGAGACCAGGACCGCGTCGGCCTTCTCCGCGCGGGCGCGGCGCACCAGCTCGGGCACCGACACCTGCGCGCCCAGGTTGACCACCCGCAGCTCCCGGTAGTACTCCAGCCCCTTCTCCCCGGCGAAGCCCTTGACGTTGAGGATGGCGTCGATGCCCACGGTGTGGGCGTCGGTGCCGATGCAGGCGCCGACCACGACCAGCTTGCGGCGCAGCAGCCGCTTCACCGCGCCGTTGACCTCCGCGGGCGAGAGCAGCGGGTACTCCCGCTCCACCACGCGCACCTGGTCGAGGTCGACCACGTGCCCCACGGGGCCGTAGACGACGAAGAAGGTGAAGTCCTCGCCGATGGGTTTCGCGTGCACCACCATGGCCGGGTCGATGCCCATGCGGTTGGCCAGCTGCCGGGCGGCGCCCTCCGCCCTCGGACCCGCGGGCAGCGGCAGGGTGAACGAGGTCTGCACCATGCCGTCGCCGGTGGTGTCGCCGTAGGGCCGCACGTGTCGCCTGCTCACCTGGCCACCTCCACCCGACCGACCCCCACCGGACCGACCCCCGCCGGACCACCGGGGTCCGCCTCCAGCAGTTCCGCGGCCGGGTTGAGGTAGTCCCCGGCCTTCTCCACCACCCCGTCGGCGCCCTTGCCGCCGTCCGCGGGCCGGCGCATCAACCCGAACGTGCCCTCGGCGATGGCGGTGAGCAGGCCCTGGTCGACGATGCGCTCCAGCAGGTCCACCGCCTCGCCCAGCACCTGGTGGGCGCGCTTGACGATCAGCCCGTCGGGCGCGGGCCGGAAGTCCTCGGCCAGGCCGCCCGCGGCGTCGAGCACGTAGCGGACGTTGGCCAGCGCCAGGTCGCGGTCGGACAGCAGCGGGGTCACCACGGCCTCGGTCATCATGCCGACCAGCAGGATCGACTGGCCGGTGAGCACGCCGGCGAGGTTGAAGAACCCGTCGAGCAGGTAGCCGCGGAACACGTCGCCGGTCATGTGCTTGGTCGGCGGCATCCACTTCAGCGGCGCGTCGGGGAACAGCTCCCGGGCCAGCAGGGCGTGGGCCAGCTCCAGCCGGAACGACTCCGGCACGGTCGGGTCGACCTCGAAGGCGTGGCCGAGGCCCAGCAGGTGGTCGGGCAGGCCCGCCTCGTGCGCGAAGTGCTCGTTGAGCAGCTGGGAGACCGTGACGGTGTGCGCGGCGTCCACCGCGTCGGCGGTGGTGAGGTAGTTGTCCTCGCCGGTGTTGATGACGATCCCGGCGCGGGCGTGGACCTGCCGGGAGAACCGCTGGTCGACGAAGGTGCGGATCGGGTTGATGTCGCGGAACAGGATGCCGTACATGGAGTCGTTGAGCATCATGTCCAGCCGTTGCAGCCCGGCCAGCACGGCGATCTCGGGCATGCACAGGCCCGAGGCGTAGTTGGTCAGCCGCACGTAGCGGCCGACCTCGCGCGACACCCCGTCCAGCGCGGCCCGCATGACGCGGAAGTTCTCCTGGGTGGCGTAGGTGCCGGCGAAGCCGTGGTGGGTGGCGCCCTCGGGCACGTAGTCGAGCAGGGACTGGCCGGTGGAGCGGATCACGGCGATGACGTCGGCGCCGGCGCGGGCGGCGTTGCACGCCTGCACCACGTCCTCGTCGATGTCGCCGGTGGCCACGATCAGGTAGATCCAGGGCCGCCGCGGCGGGTCGCCCAGCCGGGCCACCAGCTTGTCGCGCCGCGCGCGGTTGCGGTCGACGGTGCGCAGGCCCCGCCTGACCGCGGCGGTGGCGGCGCGGCGGGCGCGGTCGCGGTCGCGGCCGGTGGGCAGGCTGTAGCGGACCTGCCCGGCGGCGGTGGCCTCGGCCAGCTCGGTCAGGCCGCCCAGGTCGTGGCGGCGCAGCGCGTGGAACACCGGCAGCACCACGCCGTGCTCCAGGCCGCAGTGCTCGCGCACGGTGTCCACGACCCGGTTGACCCACGGCACGTCACCGGCGCGGTGGGTGGAGTCCGCGCCGGTGATGCCGGCCAGGCGCAGCGTGGCGCGCTCGACCGCCACCGTGGTGTGGGCCCTGGCGATGGCCACGACGGGCTCGGCGGCGCGCGCGGCCAGCGCGCGCGCCTTGGCCACCACCTGCGGGTCCAGGTCGAGCAGCGCCACGTCTCACTCCTCCTCGTGGATCGTGCGGCCGCGCAGCACGGTCCGCAGGCAGGTCGGTGCCGGCCCGTCGAGGGCGGGCAGGGCGGGCACGCGCGAGCGCGGGTCGGTCGACCAGCGCTGCACGCGCGAGTCCGGTGCGGCCACCTCCAGCTCGCCCGCCCGCCACACCGCGTAGGTGGCGGGCGCGCCGGGCTGCAGGGTGCCGGTCAGGCCGTCGTCGACGCCGGCGGCGCGCCAGCCGCCGCGGGTGTGGGCGTTGAACGCCGCCCGCGGCGAGATGCCCGAGCCGTCGGTGCGGTGGTGCACCGCGGCCCTGACCGCGGCCCACGGGTCGACCCGCGTCACCGGCGCGTCCGAGCCCAGGGCCAGTACCAGCCCGGCGGCGGCCAGCCGGGAGAACGGGTTGAGCGCGGTGCCGCGGTCGACGCCCAGGCGCTGGGCGTACATGCCCGACGCCCCGCCCCACTCCCGGTCGAACAGCGGCTGCACCGAGGCCACCGCGCCGAACGAGCCCAGCAGGGCCGCCTGCTCGGCGGTGACCATCTCCAGGTGCTCCAGCCGGTGGCGGCGGGCGGCCAGGGCGGGCACGCCCACGACCGCGGCGGCCTTCTCGAACCCGGCGACCACGGCGGCCGCGGCGGCGTCGCCGATGACGTGGAACCCGCCCTGCAGGCCGGCGCGGGTGCAGGCCACCAGGTGCTCGGCCACGGCGTCGGCGTCGAGGTAGAGCGCGCCGCTGGTGTCGGGCGCGTCGGCGTAGGGCTCGCACAGCGCGGCGGTGCGCGAGCCCAGGGCGCCGTCGACGAACAGGTCGCCTGCCAGGCCGCGCACGGGCAGGTCGACCGGTTCGGTGGCCCCCCAGTAGCCGACCACGTCGAGCAGGTCGGTGGCCAGCAGGTCGGCCAGGTCGTCGCGGGAGGAGATGTCGGGGCCGGCGCACTCGTGCACCGAGGCGATGCCGCGGGAGGCGGCGTGGCGCAGGAACGCCGCCTGGGCGGCGCGGCGCCGCCCGACGGGGACGGCGTCCTTGGCCGCGCCGCGCACGTGGTGGTGCGCCGCGCGCGACAGCGGCCCGTCCGGGGACCAGCCGTCGGCGTCGCGGGCGCCGGGCGCCAGCTCCAGCAGGGCGGTGGAGGCCAGCGCGGAGTGCACGTCCACCCGGGAGAGGTAGACCCGCTTGCCGCCCGCGGCCTCGTCCAGCTCGGCGCGGGTGGGCGGGCGCCGCTCCGGCCAGCGCGTCTCGTCCCAGCCGTGCCCCCACACCGTCGGGCCCTCCGCGGCGCGCACCGCGTCGAGCAGCCCGGACAGCGAGGTGCAGCCGGTCAGGTCCAGGCCGGTCAGCAGCAGGCCCGCGGAGGTGGCGTGCACGTGGGCGTCCACGAACGCCGGCGCCACGAAGGCGCCCTCCAGGTCCACGACCTCGGCGCCGGGGTGCAGGGCGCGGCCGACGGAGTCCTGGCCCAGCCACACCACGGTGCCGTCGGCGACGGCCATCGCGGTGGCGTCGGGGTTGGTCGGGGAGTGGATGCGCCCGCCCACGAGGAGAGTAGTCACGCCTGCTGAGTCTGCCTGTGCTCGAACAGGGCCCGCACGGTGGGCTCGGCGCGCAGCAGGTCCAGCGCGAACGCGGCGTGACCGGGCACGTAGCCGTTGCCCACCAGCATCTCCACGTCCGCGGCCAGCCCTTCGGCGCCCAGCGCGGCGGCCGGGAAGGAGGTGGCCATGGAGAAGAACACCACGGTGCCGCCGTCGGCGGTGGCCAGGATCGCGCCGTGCTCGCAGCCGGGCACGTCCACGCACACCACGGTCACCTCCACCGGCTCGCCCACCGCGGCGGCCACGGCCACCGGGTCGCGCGCGTCGGCCACCACCACCTCGTCGGCCAGCCCGGCCGCGCGCACCGCCGCCGCCTCGGCCTGCGCGGGCACCAGCGCCACCAGCCTGCCGGCCCCGGCGCGGCGGGCGGCGGCCAGCGACAGCGAACCGGACTTGCCGCCGCCGCCCAGCACCAGCACCGAGCGCGCCGCCCGGCGGCGCACCACCCGGTCGGTCAGCGCCGGCGCGCCGCACACGTCGAGCACCGACAGCGCCAGCGCGTCGGGCAGGTCGTCGGGCAGCACCGCGGCGATCGAGCGGCCGAACAGCACCGCCGTGCCCGCGCACGGCACCTGCTCGTCGGTGCCGTCCCAGCGCTCCAGGCCGTCGGTGATGCGCAGCGGGGTCAGGGTCAGCGAGACCAGGGTGGCGATCCGGTCGCCCGGGCGCAGGCCCAGCGGCGAGTCCGGGCCGACCTCGCGCACCGTGCCCAGCAGCATCCCGCCCGAGCCGGTGACCGGGTTCTGCACCTTCCCCCGCTCGGCGACGATGTCGAGCACCGCCCGCCGCAGGCCCGCCACGCCGTGCTCTTCGCGCAGCTGCCGGTAGGAGGCGGCGTCGAGGTTGAGCCGCTCGACGTCCACCACGACCTCGTCCGCGCCGCACACCGGCGTGGGGTCCAGCCGCCACGCCTGCTGCGGCAGCACGCCCGCCGGTTCCAGGACGCGGTGCAGACCATACGGCGAAGTCATGGAAATCCTCCGGTCGAATCACCTCTGACCCGAATATCTTTGCGCGCAGCGTCAAGATCGCGCAAGGACGGGGAGTACAGTTCCGCCATGGAGCGCGGCGACGGGCGCGGTGACGGGCGCGGCATGCGCGAGCGGATGCTCGCGGGGGACCTGTTCCGGGGCGACGACCCGGAGCTGCTGGAGGACGCGGCCCGGGCCGACGACCTGGTGCGCGCCTACAACGACACCTCCGCGCGCCAGGCCGCCCTGCGCCGGCGCCTGCTGGCCGACCTGTTCGGCGAGGTCGGCGAGGACGTGGTGGTCCTGCCGCCGCTGCGCGTGGACTTCGGCCGCAACACCCGCGTGGGGCCGCGCACGTTCGCCAACACCGGCCTGGTCGTGCTCGACGTCGCGCCGGTCGCCATCGGCGCGGACGTGCTGATGGGGCCCAACGTCCAGCTGATCACCTCGACCCACCCGGTCGACCCGGCCGGGCGCCGCGCCAAGTGGGTCAGGGGCGCGCCCGTGGTCGTCGGCGAGAACGTGTGGCTGGGCGGCGGCGTGATCGTGCTGCCCGGGGTCAGCATCGGCGCGGACACCGTGGTCGGGGCGGGCGCGGTGGTGACCCGCGACCTGCCCGCCGGCGTCGTCGCGGTCGGCAACCCCGCGCGCGTGATCCGCCGCGTCGACTCCTGACGCCCCGCACCCGACGCCCCGGCCGCGCACGAGGGGCCCCTCGGCAGGCCGCTCCCCGTCGGCGTCGAGGTCCGACGCCCCGGGCGCGCACGCGGGGCCGGGACCGGCCGCACGCCGACCCCGCCGACCCCGCCGGTTCGACCGGCCGAGCGCCGATCCCGCCGGTTCGGCGGCCCGAAGCGGTCTCGTTACCCCGATCCGCGTTGCCGGAAAATCTCCCACTCGGCCGCTGTGCGGAAAGCCGTTACCTCGTAGGGTGTCGGCCGGGACGTCCCCGCCCGCGGCCGCCGCCCTCGCACTCGTCGGCCGCGGGCGTCCCCGAGCACACCCGCCCCGCACGGGCGGGCCGCCCCTGCGAAAGGACACCCATGCACGTCAGCAGGTTCCGCGCCGCCCTCGTCGCCGCGGCCGCCGCTCTGCTCGCCGTCGCCGGCGCCGGCACCGCCGCGGCCGCCCCCGCCGGCCAGGACCCGGTGTTCACCCCCTCCGCCGACACCCCGGTCACCGCGCTGGTCACCAAGCTCACCCACGCCCAGGCCACCTCCCGGCTGCGCGCCGCCGGCATCTCCTGGACCTCCAGCGGCGGGTGCAGCGACCGCAACAACTCCACCTGCACCTCCTTCGAGCAGGTCAACCTGACGACCATCCAGGGCGCGGAAACCCTCAAGCGGGCCAGCGGCTGCGCCCTGACCATCACCGGCGGCACCGAGACCGGCCACGCCAGCGGCACCTACAGCCACTGGAACGGCTACAAGCTCGACTACCGGCTGGGCAGCTGCATCGACTCCTACGTGAAGAACAACTTCACCTCCATCGGCGGCAGCAAGTGGCAGTCCGGCTCCGGGAACGTCTACTACCTGGAGGGCAACCACTGGGACGTCACCTACTACAACTGCGGCGGCTGCTGACCCGCGTCCACGACGAACGAGGGGCCCCGCGTTCCCGCAGCGCGGGGCCCCTTCGCGCGCCCGCCGCCGCAGTAGAGTCCGGACGGGGAGGCGTGGACCGATGATCGACGAGGTCGGGGGAACCGGCGGACCGGAGGCACCCGCGCGGGGCGGCCGGGCGCGGCGCGCGCTGGCGGCGGCACCGGTGACCGCCGCCGCGGTGGCGCTGCCGTGGGCACTGGCCCTGGCCACCCGCTCGCTGCCCGCCGGCCCGCCGCCGGAGGTGCGGCGGGCGGTCGCGGTCGGCGTGCCCGCGCTGGCCGACGGGCGCTGGTGGACACCGCTGACCGCGGGCCTGTGGGCACCCGGCTGGGGCGGCTACGCGCTCGCCGCGCTGGTGGCGCTGGCGGCCCTGCCCGTGGTCGAGCGGCGCCTGGGCTCCGCGCGCACGGCGGTGCTGCTGGTGGTCGTGCAGGTGCTCGGGTCGCTGGCCGGGGTGGGCCTGGTCGCGGCGCTGGCCGGCGTGGACCGGGAGTGGATGGGCGCCCTGGCCGGGCAGACCGCGCTGGGCCCGGTCGGCGCGGTGGTCGGCGTGGTGCTGGCCGGGTCCGGGCACCTGGGGCCGCGCTGGCGCCGCAGGCTGCGGCTGCTGCTGGTCGCGGGCCTGGTGGTGGCGGCGCTGTACTCGGGGCGGCTGGCGGACCTGCTGGCGCTGGGCACCGGGCTGGTGGGCCTGGCCCTGTCGGCGGTGCCCTCCGCGCTGCCGGCGGGCGGGCACCGCGCCGGCCGCCACGCGCCCTCCGCGGCCGAGGCGCGGGCCCTGGTGGCGCTGGTGGTCGCGGTGGGCGCGGTCGGACCGGTGGTCGCCGCGCTGACCCGCACGCCCGTGGGCCCGCTGTCGGTGCTGCAGGCCCTGTTCCTGCCCGCTCCCCCCGACGCCGACACCGTGCGGGCGCTGTGCGCGGCCGGCGACGACCCGCTGGGGTGCCGCCGGCTGCAGGCCCGGCTGCGGGTCTCCGGCCTGGGCCCGGCGGTGCTCACGGTCGTGCCGGTGCTGCTGTCGCTGGCCGCCGCCGAGGGGCTGCGGCGCGGCCGGCGGGCCGCGTGGTGCTCGGCGCTGGTGCTGCACCTGCTGCTGTTCGGCTGGGGCGTGCTGCTGGCCGTCGCGGTGGTGCGCACCCCGCGCGAGGAACGGGTCTTCTTCGCCGGCACCCACCTCTGGCAGCACCACCACGGCCACCCCCTGGCCGCGGTGCTGCTGCCGCCCGCGGTGCCGCTGCTGGTCGCGGCCCTGCTGGTGGCCACCCGCTCCCGCTTCGGCATCGGCGACCCGCGCACCCGGCGCGCCGCGGCCAGGGTGGGCCTGGCGCTGGCGGCGGCCTCGGCGGTGTGGCTGGTGGGCGGGTGGGCCGCCCGCGGCGGGTTCGACCGGGCCGCCGGGTGGGGCGACCTGCTCGCCGAGCTGCCCCAGCGGTTCGTGCCGCCGGGCTACCTGGTGGAGATCCCGCCGGCGCTGCTGCCCGCCACCGGCACCACCACCCTGCTGTTCGAGTGGACCGGGGCGCTGTTCTGGCTGTTCACCACCGCGGTGCTGCTGCGCCTGGTCACCACCGACCCCGGCGCGCGGCAGGCCGGCGAGCGCGAGCGGGTCGAGGCGCTGCTGCGCCGCGACCCCCGGTCGAACCTGGCGTGGATGGTGCTGTGGCCCGGCCACCGGTACTGGTTCACCCCCGACGGCGGCACCGCCGTGGCCTACCGGGTCGTCGGGTCGGTCGCGCTGACCACCGGCGGCCCCTTCGGCGAACCCGGCACCGACACCGCCGCGGTCGCCCGGTTCACCCGGTTCTGCCGCGACAGCGGGTGGGTGCCCTGCTTCTACGCCGTCACCGAACCGGTGCGCCTGGCCTGCGCCGAAGCCGGGTACGCCTCCGTGCAGGTGGCCGAGGAGACCGTGCTCGACCTGCCGGACCTGGCGTTCAACGGCCGCCGCTGGCAGGACGTGCGCACCGCCCTCAACCACGCCGCCAGGGCCGGCATCACCGCCGAGTGGCACCGGCTGGCCACCGCCCCGCGCGGCCTGGTCGACCAGGTGCGCGCCATCTCCGAGGAGTGGATCGCCGACAAGGGCGTGCCGGAGATGGGGTTCACCCTGGGCGGCCTGGCCGAACTGGCCGACCCCGGCACCCGGCTGCTGCTGGCCGTCGACGCCGACCGCACCGTGCACGGGGTCACCAGCTGGCTGCCCGTGCACCGCGACGGGCAGGTGGTCGGCTGGACCCTGGACTTCATGCGGCGGCGCACCGACGGGTTCCGCGGCGTGGTGGAGTTCCTGATCGCCTCCGCCGCCCGCGCCTGCCGCGACGAGGGCGCGCTGGTGCTCAGCCTGTCCGGCGCGCCCCTGGCCCGGCACGACCGCGGCGGGCCCGCCACCCCGCTGCAACGCCTGCTCGACTACCTGGCCACCACCCTGGAACCGGTCTACGGGTTCCGCTCGCTGCTGGCGTTCAAGGCCAAGTTCCAGCCGCGCTACCTGCCCCTGCACCTGGCCTACCCGGAGACCGCGGCGCTGCCGGCCATCGCGCAGGCCCTGACCCGGGCCTACCTGCCGGGCGCCTCGGTGCGCCAGTTCGCCGCGCTGACCAGGCGGCTGCTCGGCTGAAGCGCCCCGCCGCGGGAG
This portion of the Saccharothrix syringae genome encodes:
- the kal gene encoding 3-aminobutyryl-CoA ammonia lyase yields the protein MSLTEGFAVTHRRYVPHSHAHYGGSLVDGAYGLGVFGDVATELLIRTDGDEGLFAGYTAVEFLAAVRAGDVVEATATLVRIGNRSRELEFELRVVCRSAPERGPSAADVLDPPLVATRARGTVVTPATR
- the kamE gene encoding lysine 5,6-aminomutase subunit beta, whose product is MSRRHVRPYGDTTGDGMVQTSFTLPLPAGPRAEGAARQLANRMGIDPAMVVHAKPIGEDFTFFVVYGPVGHVVDLDQVRVVEREYPLLSPAEVNGAVKRLLRRKLVVVGACIGTDAHTVGIDAILNVKGFAGEKGLEYYRELRVVNLGAQVSVPELVRRARAEKADAVLVSQVVTQRDAHLLNTREMAAAFREAMGRRRPLLVAGGPRFDPLAAAELGVDRVFGRGTTPGEVASYLVHAVKEQRKEHA
- the kamD gene encoding lysine 5,6-aminomutase subunit alpha, with protein sequence MALLDLDPQVVAKARALAARAAEPVVAIARAHTTVAVERATLRLAGITGADSTHRAGDVPWVNRVVDTVREHCGLEHGVVLPVFHALRRHDLGGLTELAEATAAGQVRYSLPTGRDRDRARRAATAAVRRGLRTVDRNRARRDKLVARLGDPPRRPWIYLIVATGDIDEDVVQACNAARAGADVIAVIRSTGQSLLDYVPEGATHHGFAGTYATQENFRVMRAALDGVSREVGRYVRLTNYASGLCMPEIAVLAGLQRLDMMLNDSMYGILFRDINPIRTFVDQRFSRQVHARAGIVINTGEDNYLTTADAVDAAHTVTVSQLLNEHFAHEAGLPDHLLGLGHAFEVDPTVPESFRLELAHALLARELFPDAPLKWMPPTKHMTGDVFRGYLLDGFFNLAGVLTGQSILLVGMMTEAVVTPLLSDRDLALANVRYVLDAAGGLAEDFRPAPDGLIVKRAHQVLGEAVDLLERIVDQGLLTAIAEGTFGLMRRPADGGKGADGVVEKAGDYLNPAAELLEADPGGPAGVGPVGVGRVEVAR
- a CDS encoding amidohydrolase; amino-acid sequence: MAVADGTVVWLGQDSVGRALHPGAEVVDLEGAFVAPAFVDAHVHATSAGLLLTGLDLTGCTSLSGLLDAVRAAEGPTVWGHGWDETRWPERRPPTRAELDEAAGGKRVYLSRVDVHSALASTALLELAPGARDADGWSPDGPLSRAAHHHVRGAAKDAVPVGRRRAAQAAFLRHAASRGIASVHECAGPDISSRDDLADLLATDLLDVVGYWGATEPVDLPVRGLAGDLFVDGALGSRTAALCEPYADAPDTSGALYLDADAVAEHLVACTRAGLQGGFHVIGDAAAAAVVAGFEKAAAVVGVPALAARRHRLEHLEMVTAEQAALLGSFGAVASVQPLFDREWGGASGMYAQRLGVDRGTALNPFSRLAAAGLVLALGSDAPVTRVDPWAAVRAAVHHRTDGSGISPRAAFNAHTRGGWRAAGVDDGLTGTLQPGAPATYAVWRAGELEVAAPDSRVQRWSTDPRSRVPALPALDGPAPTCLRTVLRGRTIHEEE
- the kdd gene encoding L-erythro-3,5-diaminohexanoate dehydrogenase; the protein is MTSPYGLHRVLEPAGVLPQQAWRLDPTPVCGADEVVVDVERLNLDAASYRQLREEHGVAGLRRAVLDIVAERGKVQNPVTGSGGMLLGTVREVGPDSPLGLRPGDRIATLVSLTLTPLRITDGLERWDGTDEQVPCAGTAVLFGRSIAAVLPDDLPDALALSVLDVCGAPALTDRVVRRRAARSVLVLGGGGKSGSLSLAAARRAGAGRLVALVPAQAEAAAVRAAGLADEVVVADARDPVAVAAAVGEPVEVTVVCVDVPGCEHGAILATADGGTVVFFSMATSFPAAALGAEGLAADVEMLVGNGYVPGHAAFALDLLRAEPTVRALFEHRQTQQA
- a CDS encoding sugar O-acetyltransferase; this encodes MERGDGRGDGRGMRERMLAGDLFRGDDPELLEDAARADDLVRAYNDTSARQAALRRRLLADLFGEVGEDVVVLPPLRVDFGRNTRVGPRTFANTGLVVLDVAPVAIGADVLMGPNVQLITSTHPVDPAGRRAKWVRGAPVVVGENVWLGGGVIVLPGVSIGADTVVGAGAVVTRDLPAGVVAVGNPARVIRRVDS
- a CDS encoding bifunctional lysylphosphatidylglycerol flippase/synthetase MprF; this translates as MIDEVGGTGGPEAPARGGRARRALAAAPVTAAAVALPWALALATRSLPAGPPPEVRRAVAVGVPALADGRWWTPLTAGLWAPGWGGYALAALVALAALPVVERRLGSARTAVLLVVVQVLGSLAGVGLVAALAGVDREWMGALAGQTALGPVGAVVGVVLAGSGHLGPRWRRRLRLLLVAGLVVAALYSGRLADLLALGTGLVGLALSAVPSALPAGGHRAGRHAPSAAEARALVALVVAVGAVGPVVAALTRTPVGPLSVLQALFLPAPPDADTVRALCAAGDDPLGCRRLQARLRVSGLGPAVLTVVPVLLSLAAAEGLRRGRRAAWCSALVLHLLLFGWGVLLAVAVVRTPREERVFFAGTHLWQHHHGHPLAAVLLPPAVPLLVAALLVATRSRFGIGDPRTRRAAARVGLALAAASAVWLVGGWAARGGFDRAAGWGDLLAELPQRFVPPGYLVEIPPALLPATGTTTLLFEWTGALFWLFTTAVLLRLVTTDPGARQAGERERVEALLRRDPRSNLAWMVLWPGHRYWFTPDGGTAVAYRVVGSVALTTGGPFGEPGTDTAAVARFTRFCRDSGWVPCFYAVTEPVRLACAEAGYASVQVAEETVLDLPDLAFNGRRWQDVRTALNHAARAGITAEWHRLATAPRGLVDQVRAISEEWIADKGVPEMGFTLGGLAELADPGTRLLLAVDADRTVHGVTSWLPVHRDGQVVGWTLDFMRRRTDGFRGVVEFLIASAARACRDEGALVLSLSGAPLARHDRGGPATPLQRLLDYLATTLEPVYGFRSLLAFKAKFQPRYLPLHLAYPETAALPAIAQALTRAYLPGASVRQFAALTRRLLG